One window of the Vigna radiata var. radiata cultivar VC1973A chromosome 1, Vradiata_ver6, whole genome shotgun sequence genome contains the following:
- the LOC106774187 gene encoding uncharacterized protein LOC106774187 — protein sequence MLSKRKPLYRFPFIPVSVLVICLSFLLLFYYYAKPSAQISRLSNISTSHTPQCSSQALTLGEKFMWYAPHSGFSNQLSEFKNAILMVGILNRTLVVPPILDHHAIALGSCPKFRVVDPKDIRISVWDHVIELVQSRRYISIAEIIDITSLVSSSLVRVIDLRDFVSIWCGISLDLACVADTKLHSPVSKSLNQCGSLLAGLHGSIEKCIYAVNEDCRTTVWTYNEDGHGDGMLDSFQPDEKLKQKKKISYVRRRKDVFKTLGPGSEAESASLLAFGTLFSATYKGSELYVDIRESNQNQRFLSLKEKTKLLSFVPEILIAGKEFAKQTIRAPFLCAQLRLLDGQFKNHQKATFQGLRQKLESLRKEGPLPIHIFIMTDLPGDNWTNTYLGDLVSENHKYKLYFLKANDKLIKRAAIKLMTAGHGQRFLSNSYSVIGNKYCSSQRLPDLLLYVEQTVCSCASLGFVGTPGSTIAENIELMRKFSSSSQKC from the exons ATGTTGTCTAAAAGAAAACCGCTTTACAGATTCCCGTTCATTCCCGTGTCTGTCCTTGTCATATGCCTCTcgttcttgttgttgttctatTACTATGCGAAACCTAGTGCTCAGATCTCTAGATTGTCCAATATTTCAACATCTCATACCCCTCAATGCTCCAGCCAAGCCCTTACCTTAGGGGAGAAATTCATGTGGTATGCACCTCACAGCGGGTTCAGCAACCAACTTTCAGAGTTCAAGAATGCTATTCTAATGGTTGGCATACTGAATCGAACTTTGGTGGTTCCTCCTATTCTGGATCACCATGCTATTGCTTTAGGTAGCTGTCCAAAGTTTCGGGTCGTAGATCCAAAGGATATTCGGATATCTGTTTGGGATCATGTGATTGAGCTTGTCCAAAGTCGAAG GTATATATCCATTGCTGAAATTATTGACATCACATCATTAGTTTCTTCCTCTCTTGTTCGAGTGATTGATCTTAGGGATTTTGTATCGATATGGTGTGGCATCAGCTTAGATTTGGCTTGCGTAGCAGATACAAAGTTGCATTCCCCTGTTTCTAAAAGCCTTAACCAATGTGGATCTCTGCTAGCTGGGCTTCATGGTAGTATTGAAAAGTGTATATATGCTGTCAATGAGGATTGCAGAACTACAGTATGGACTTACAATGAAGATGGGCATGGAGACGGTATGCTAGATTCATTTCAACCCGATGAAAAACTgaagcagaaaaagaaaatatcatatgtTAGAAGACGGAAGGATGTATTTAAGACTCTAGGACCTGGTTCTGAAGCTGAATCAGCCTCACTGCTGGCATTTGGAACCCTTTTCTCTGCCACATACAAAGGTTCTGAACTATATGTGGATATCCGTGAGTCTAATCAGAATCAGAGATTTCTATCTCTTAAGGAGAAGACTAAACTTCTTTCCTTTGTCCCAGAAATTTTGATAGCTGGAAAGGAGTTTGCTAAACAAACCATAAGGGCTCCATTTCTTTGCGCACAACTTAGATTGTTGGATGGGCAGTTTAAGAATCATCAAAAGGCCACATTTCAAGGATTAAGGCAAAAACTAGAATCTTTAAGGAAGGAAGGTCCTCTaccaattcatatttttataatgactGATCTTCCTGGAGATAATTGGACTAATACTTATTTAGGTGATTTAGTTAGTGAGAATCACAAATATAAGTTATACTTTTTGAAAGCGAATGATAAGCTGATTAAGCGAGCAGCTATAAAACTCATGACAGCTGGTCATGGGCAGAGGTTCCTATCAAATTCATATAGTGTAATTGGTAACAAGTATTGTTCCAGTCAGAGATTGCCAGATTTACTTCTTTATGTTGAGCAGACTGTATGCAGCTGCGCATCTCTAGGTTTTGTTGGAACACCTGGGTCAACAATTGCTGAAAACATAGAACTCATGAGAAAATTTAGCTCAAGTTCTCAGAAATGTTGA
- the LOC111242278 gene encoding uncharacterized protein LOC111242278 produces the protein MKKGFSLVLLILLIHHNLLNADNCVTEDCLIANDFESEFSFPSHAARMLYDVSQSVSGKTGNGNNKAVNCPQKQGYRSCIPSKNGGGPNKNCAEYTRYC, from the coding sequence ATGAAGAAGGGTTTCTCCCTTGTGCTCCTCATCCTTCTCATCCACCACAACCTTCTCAACGCCGACAACTGTGTCACAGAGGATTGTCTCATCGCCAACGATTTCGAATCAGAATTCTCGTTTCCCTCTCATGCCGCAAGAATGCTCTACGATGTCAGCCAATCAGTCTCAGGCAAAACAGGCAACGGCAACAACAAAGCTGTAAATTGTCCACAAAAGCAAGGTTACCGCAGCTGCATCCCATCCAAAAACGGCGGTGGCCCCAACAAAAACTGTGCTGAGTATACCAGATACTGCTAA
- the LOC106767427 gene encoding 40S ribosomal protein S27-2, with translation MVLQNDIDLLNPPAELEKRKHKLKRLVQSPNSFFMDVKCQGCFNITTVFSHSQTVVVCGNCQTVLCQPTGGRARLTEGCSFRKKGD, from the exons ATG GTTCTTCAAAACGATATTGATTTGCTGAATCCTCCGGCTGAGTTGGAGAAGAGAAAGCACAAGCTCAAGCGTCTTGTTCAGTCcccaaattctttttttatg GATGTGAAGTGCCAAGGCTGCTTCAACAT AACAACTGTGTTTAGTCACTCTCAGACAGTTGTGGTATGTGGTAACTGTCAGACTGTGTTGTGCCAACCAACCGGTGGAAGAGCTAGGTTAACTGAAGGGTGCTCATTTAGGAAGAAGGGAGATTGA